A stretch of the Tachyglossus aculeatus isolate mTacAcu1 chromosome 6, mTacAcu1.pri, whole genome shotgun sequence genome encodes the following:
- the LOC119930100 gene encoding ras-like protein family member 11A-like, with translation MSQFPSSFLLVPIPESPGSDAPHNKIVKIVVLGGSSVGKTALVVRFLTKRFIGDYEANTGALYSRKFTIDGEQISLQVQDTPFVSLEDNSDGISCQEQINRSIYWADGFVFVYSITDYESYRVIRPLHQHIRKIHPNANMPLLLVANKGDLLRARQVPAGEGLRLAGELGGSYAEVSAREGSDGVHAAFQQLCQEVGRLAGGCPGEKRRGLHLARPKSPNMQDLKRRLKQALSSRARAPTAL, from the exons ATGTCCCAGTTCCCCTCCAGCTTCCTGCTGGTGCCCATCCCCGAGAGCCCCGGCTCCGACGCGCCCCACAACAAGATCGTCAAGATCGTCGTCCTCGGAGGCAGCAGCGTGGGCAAGACCG CCCTGGTGGTGCGCTTTCTCACCAAACGGTTTATCGGGGACTACGAAGCCAACACGG GTGCGCTGTATTCCCGAAAGTTCACCATAGATGGGGAACAGATCTCCTTACAGGTCCAGGACACCCCCTTTGTTTCCCTAGAG GACAACAGCGACGGCATCTCCTGCCAGGAGCAGATCAACCGCTCTATCTACTGGGCGGACGGCTTCGTCTTCGTCTATTCCATCACTGACTACGAGAGCTACCGCGTCATCCGGCCCCTCCACCAGCACATCCGCAAGATCCACCCCAACGCCAACATGCCCCTGCTGCTGGTGGCCAACAAGGGCGACCTGCTGCGGGCCCGGCAGGTGCCGGCGGGCGAGGGGCTGCGGCTGGCCGGGGAGCTGGGCGGCAGCTACGCCGAGGTCTCGGCCCGGGAGGGCTCCGACGGGGTCCACGCCGCCTTCCAGCAGCTGTGCCAGGAGGTGGGCCGGCTGGCGGGCGGCTGCCCGGGGGAGAAGCGGCGGGGGCTGCACCTGGCCCGCCCCAAGTCGCCCAACATGCAGGACCTGAAGAGACGCCTGAAGCAGGCCCTGTCCTCCCGGGCCAGGGCCCCCACGGCCCTGTGA